TGCTCCGCAAGGGCAACTATGCCGAGCGGGTCGGAGCCGGCGCCCCGGTGTACCTGGCGGCGGTGCTGGAGTACCTGACCGCCGAGATCCTGGAGCTGGCGGGCAACGCGGCTCGCGACAACAAGAAGACGCGCATCATCCCGCGCCACCTACAGCTGGCCATCCGCAACGACGAGGAGCTCAACAAGCTTCTTGGTCGTGTAACTATTGCACAGGGTGGTGTCCTTCCCAACATCCAGGCCGTGCTGCTGCCCAAGAAGACCGAGAGTCATCATAAGGCCAAGGGCAAGTGATTTGACAGGCATCTGAACTTGCGGAAAGGCTATCAaacccaaaggctcttttcagAGCCCCCCCAACTCTCTCAAAGGAAGAGCTAAACTCACTGTTTTAGATacaaagaaaaagtatttaaggTAAGTTAGCCATAACTAAAGCTAGGATAGCCAGTTATATTCCTGCTTTGAGATTTTTGGAGTAAGGGTGAGTGTTAAGAAACGGAAAATAGCTTTACCTGTAGGAAATAAAGATCTAGTGTTTGCATGTACTTCATATCTTCACGAAGTAAGTGCTCTTCTGGACGCATTTTCCAAGGTTGAATGGTTGACTATGGTCAGGGATTCCTAACTACAGCTTAAATGCGGAGATGCCCTGTGGTTTGAAACCTTCGTTCTTATTCCTTTAAATAAGTGTTCAGAAGTTTTTGAAGGCAACCTGATCGGTAACCTTTACAGTTCTCTGGCTTAGACTCCCTTGGATTTGTCCTCGTTTTAGGCTGCAGGCAGTCCGccttttctaattttgttaaGTTCTAAGGTCTACTTGTGTTAATGTTCAAAGTAGTCTGAAATTTAAACAGGACATTGAAAGGAGTCTCTAAAATTGGTCCCTCGGATTTGGTATGTAATATTTTACGATAGAACGTAGATTAGAATAGCAGCTCTTCCATTTGCCAGTGGTAAGGTTCAGCCAATTTCTAACCtctgaaactcaaattttatCTGTTAAATTGGGTGTAGACTGTGCCAGTTAAACAACCTAATATCCTTAACTTGGAAGAGTTTGACATTCAACGAACTGCAATTAATACTATTATTGTCTTGAGACTTGTGGTTCCCAACACAACCGGAAAAGCAGGTAGAGTAGGGCCACAGGCCTCCCCCAAACCTTTGCTCCTAGGAATCAGGAAACAACTGCTCCAACCACAAGAAGAGATAATCTGGAACCGTGCAAGAACTGTTAGGGTCCgattttcctccattatttgaGTCTCGGCAAGTTTTTCTTCTGGATGATGACTCGGTTTGTGCATTGGCAGGGAAAAGAGTGAGCAGAGAATAAGAGTGGGCAAACCTTAACCAAGTCAACTTGGGAGTTAAGACTTGCCCACGCTTCATCGTGCAACTGCTCAGACTAGCCAAGCAGATGCAGCCGCTTAGTCCAATGCTCCTGGAGTTCCACTGAAGCTGTTCACCTGGAATCCCAAGTGTGTACCcggagagaatttttttttttttttaatccaaggaGATGCTTCCTGTGGACTGGTCTCCTACTTTCCAGATACTGATAccagtttggggggggggggtccagtctcttctcctcctgcctctctctacCTCCTTCCACTGCAGCCACCCTCAAAGGAAAAGACATGGGTGTCCAGGACTTAAGGTGAAGGCAAAGTGGCAGAAAAACAAGTGATCACCTTGATGGCCACGTGTTAGAATTTCTGGAGAAGTTTTTAAAGTTACAATGACTCTAATTAACAGCTGGGCTGAATCATCAGACTTGGGAGGTCTGGCCTCACCAGGCTCCTGGGCCCTGTGGGCTGTGAGAACTAGATGCTTTCCTCCCAGCATTTCCTTCATGTTGGAGAACATAGATCCTTAGGTCAGAATTGCTTCATATCAGCTTTGTGATCCTTTTGATTAACGTGTCACATTGCCTTTCAACACAGCTTCCAATAGGTGCATGACCTTGGCAGTGTTGCTTTTCCTGCTTCCAACTCTTCAGGCATGCCTGTGCTCCCTTGCCATGAAAAGAACCTACCTTGGCAGTGTGGATTTTGAAATTAGAACATAGGCTGATCGAGAAAGATTATGTATTTAGACAtttactatatgctaggcacATTTCTATGTACTTCcagcatattcatttatttaatccaacaatcttattttttttttttttttgagacagagtctcactttgttgcccaggctacagtgagtgccatggggtcagcctagctcacagcaacctcaaactcctgggctcaagcaatccttctgcctcagcctcccgagtggctgggactacaggcatgcaccaccatacccggctaattttttctatatatattagttggccaattaatttctttctatttttagtagagacagcgtctcactcttgctcaagctggttttgaactcctgacctcgagtgatccacccgccttggcctcccagagtgctaggactacaggtgagagccaccatgcccggcctaatcCAGCAATCTTAGAGGCAGGTTCTAGCTCTATTCTgaatttaaagatgaggaaactaaggaacAGAACTTAAACAAGTTCCAAATTTGTTGTCTAAATTCCAACGACAGGAAGCCAGTACTTCTAACTGCCGGCTTTTCTATGTTCTATAACCACCTCTCTCTTAAGAGATTATTGTCAGAAAgatggaaacagtaaaaaaaaaggaaaaaagaagaaaagaaaaaaaacatgatgAGTGAACTTTGTCCACATAGCAGAATGTTACTAATGGCATTCTAAACTCTGAAGAACTTAAGGGAAGCACCAGAGGTAATTTTCCCTAGAATCTACTAGATTCTAGGGAAAATTCCTCTTTAAAGGAAGAGAGGTAAATCTTAACAATATGTTTATACTGTAAGCCCAGAAAAAAAGCCAGTacacttttgatttaaagtatgaCAAGTGAAACAAAGGAACAGGTAGGAAGATGGTTTGGTAAAAAGCTATAGGAGTTGATAAACTGATTAATTGTGAGGAAAGGAGATAAAGACTTGAGTTTGAATTATTCTCTGGGATCCAATAACAAAACTTTGTATTTCATCGAGTTAGTAGGTCAAATAAATATAAGTTATGTAACTTTAATATCTCCTAAAGGTCTTATTTCCAAATAGAGTCACATTGGGGTTTAGGGCtgcaatatatgaattttgggggacacagttccACACATTCCACCCTTGGCCCACCAAAACTTATATCCATCTTCCATGCAAGATCCATACATTCCATCCAAACGGCCCCCAAAGTTTTAACTCATTCTAGCATCAATTCTaaagtccagagtctcatctaaatatcatctaaatcagatatggatGAGACTCAAGGCACAATTCATCCTGATGTGgattcctctccagctgtgaacctgtgaaaccAGACAagttacatttttctaaaatataatggTGGGACAGGTGTGGAATAGAGATTTCCCATTCCAAAacgaagaaatagaaaagaaggaaggagcgATGAGCCGTAATAAAGACTAAAACCTGGCAAGGCAAAGTCCATTAGATCTTAAGGCTTGACAATAATCTTCTTTGGCTCAAGGCCTTGACTTGTAGGCCCACTGGTGTTGCAGGGTCACCTCCATGATTAGGGGGGTGGCCTACTCCCTTTGACTTGCCTCAAGCGCTGCTCTTCAGTTTGGTGGGTTCCCACAGGGGAAGCTCTCTGTGAGGACATCTTCCACACAGCTTTGTCGGGCATCCTTCCTCCTTGAAACTGAGGTAGAGTCAGCCTTTCCTACTCACTCTCATCCCTATCCTATCTCTGCCTGGGTACTCTGAGTCTGAGGTAGGAGTGGCAGCCCTAATGATCTCtgaattgcctttggggtccttcttccctttcttgaaAGATAGTACATATTCACTATCTGGCAGTGTCCTGTAGAATCCAAAAAGTCTGACAAACTTCTTCATTCCTTCCCATTTTCTCTAATTTAGTTCAAACTGGCAGTGTCCCTGCTGTTATAATCCCATTTCCCTTCCTGACTTTTGCTGAGATGGCTGATTATGTCCATGAGTTGTACCCATTATCTCTTTACCAAATAGTTGTTCAACCATACCTCTTCAAGGAAagctttctcaatttttttacaATACGGATAGggtgagaattttccaaatctccAAATTCTGAttcctttttgcttaaaaattcctttttcaattcatctcttttctcctagattttactataagcagtaaGGTAGCCCTTCAATACTTTAGAAATCTCTTTTGCTAAATATGTACTAGAATATAGTTCATCCATGTTCTTTACCACTTTGTAACAAGGATTACATTTCTTCCAGTTTCCAATAATCTAtccctcatttccatctgagacttCACCAGAATGGCctttaatgttcatattttagCCAACATTCATTCATGGTTATTTATGTATTCTCTGAGAAAATGGAAACTTTCTCTCTagttctcctcttttctttctgagccctTACAAGAATTGCCTTTaacatccatatttctaccaatagTCCCTTTGGCTTTTTCTAACATGGACCTCAAAACTCATCTAGCTTCTACCCATCActcagttccaaagccactttcaCATATTTAGGGATCTGTTGTAACAGCACTCCACTTCTTGATACCCAAATCTACCTTAGCCTTCTTGGACTGCCATAGCAACATATCACATACCAGTGGCTTAAAccagagaaatttattttctcacaattctgcagGCTgtaagtctgagatcaaggtgtcagcagaatCAGTTTCTGGTGAGGTTCTCTTCCTGGCATATAGGTTATCCCACAAATACCAGGCAGATGACCATGTCCATTCTTTCCTGTATTTGTTAATAGCCATAGCTGAAAGGACTTTATTCTACAACAAATTGTCCTTGCATTAAATATTCATGTCACAATGATTGGACTGTAATGTGCTTTACATTTTAGAAACTTGGAGCTtgtttcttgttccagttctttgCTTTGTCTCCTTGATGGGATTCATTAATACTACACTTTCAAAGACCATCTCCATCCAATAAACCTCCAATTTAACATCTGCAGCCCTGATCTCTTTCCTGAATACAAAGATATGTATCTAAATTTTTACTTGACATCTTCCTTTGGAACTCTAACAGGTCTCTCTCAACCTGAATACTTCCAAGACACAAGATTTAACATTATGATCCCTAGGCCTGTTATACCTTCCAGTCCTCCCAACTCAGTAAATGACACTGACAtaagttcatttattcaatctGACATTTTAGGAGTGAGACTCACTACTTTTCCTTCATCTCCACAAACACAAACTCTGAGTCACATCACCTACACCTTCAATATATGCCTTAATTCATTCTTCATACTCCTTACCAGTACCTGAGGGACCACACATGACCACCTCTGGCCACTGTCCACCTTTCTGACTTCATCTCCCTTGCTTGTTTTTGCCATGTGGGTCTCTTTCCACCAAGCAGCTAAGTCGGCTGCCTCAAGATGTTCACATTATTGGACTCATTCTCTGGAGTGCCTGTCCTCTGACTTTTCTTCTGGTGAGCTCATTTTCACCCTTCAAGTCTCAGCTGTTTCTCAGATCAGCCTATGTAAAATAGACCCGCCTAGGTGTATTAAagactaaaaatatgaaatacaaatatCAGAAGACATTTTAGGGGACCCTTTGTACACCTCAtgtgtgtatgtacgtgtgtatatgtgtgtgtgtgtgtgttgcagaGAGAAACACAAAAGCTGTGTAGAAAAGGATATAGACCGTATAAGCCAAAAAGAGGTTTAAGACACAATATATGGAAATAAAGTAGTAAAAAATGAGGAATAAATTGGGATAAAGGATTTGCAAAACATATTTAAGGTTAATGACCTCAATTTACAAAGAAGAGCTGCAAGCTGTtaggaaaaagacaaacaacatgacataaaatttgattaaacagagtattttatatcctttattaaattcaaatggctaatacatatgaaaaacaaaaaaaaaccccaaaactgtTAATCTTCCTAGTAGTTAAGTTATGCATATTAGTGCAACAAAGGGATACCATTTCTCACCTATAAATAGATAACCACTAAACCCAGTAATATTCAGGACTACCAAGGATGAAAAATAATTGCCAGTGTCAAATAGTCTCTGAAAATTTGTCCTGGAAATATCTACTAAGCTTTTAAAATAGATACTTGGGAAAGGGGAATGTCTACCATCCAGAAATGAAGACCCCACTATGTAAGGTTATAGGTGTAAGGACTCTTTTTCAACACTGTAATGagaaacgaaacaaaacaaaattatgattttatcTGTAAACCATCTAAATAACCACAACTAAGAATACTGTTGACTTAAGCAAACAGTGCAACATGCATTTATGCTCTGGAATAAGATGCAGCTCCCGAAAACAATCATGCAATGAGACAGAGTCACACACGCAAATGgtgagaataaatgaatatagagAAAGGTGTGGAAGAAAACCCATCATGTTAATTACCTCAGGGAGGTGAAATTAGAATTGGATGAAGAGAGATAAACTTTTATAAACATTGCTGTGTGAAGTGTTAAACGTGTATTAACTTTATAACTTAAAgtataaaaagagaaaccaaaaagtTATCTCCCTTTCTCCATTCTCCACCTCAGATTACATTCTCTCAATCACcctgtttatattctttaaaatacagtCTGAGATTTTATTTATCAGAGCCCATGTTGTTTCTCTGTCCCTATTAGACTCTGCTCCACGAAGTAGGAACCTGGCCTGTCtattcactgttttttttaatttgttttgtttttattattatcattatcattattattaaaatagagtcttgctctgttgcccaggctagagtgctatggcatcagcctggctcacagcaacctccaactcctaggctcaagtgatcctcttgcctcatcctcccgagtagctgggactacaggtatgttccaccatgcccagataattttttctatttttagttgcctggctaattttttccccctgtttttttagtagaggctcactcttgctcagcctggtctctaattcccgacctcaagcgatccaccttggtctcctagagtgctaggattatagtatTCTGTCTAGCAGAAGGCCTGACATTTAGTGAACTTTTAGATATCTGGTGAATGAACAAGAGAACAGATGTTTGGGCCCAGAAAGTTCTTTCGCTGCCCAGGGCATCATTATCTAAATTTCTGTATAAAAATGTCTGTTCACAAACTCCATTGTTAATACATTACCTACTAACCTTACCCAGCTACCAGGAACATAGTGAAATTTCGAAGTACACtccatttgtttttccatactcTCCTAGTTTCTGCACAAACATCTCCTCCAAACATAGTGTGTCACAATAACCCTCAGTTGCCCAGATAGGCACTAATTCTTTGAGGGCCTGTTTTCTGCTGATTGGTATCATGCATAAAATAACTTTAACATGCTCTGAGTCTATGGCTAATAGAAGATTGCTTTAAATCATGGAAAGAAAAGGGTCGCACAGCTGGGGTGTGTGACCACATCTGTGCTGTTTCATCCACTTAACAATGTTTACTGTGTAATAACAGAACCTCACTACCTTTTATATTCTAATACTGGAATTATCTAATTAATATTCATCTACAGGGTGAGTTTCTAGAAGAATTCTACCTTACTCATCTCTGTACTCTGGCCCTTCATATCCTTCCTATGTGATACATCTTCAGTAAAGACTCAGAGCAAATACTCAGAATAAATATGTTGATAGCAAAACATGAGTGAGAGGAAATGGAGTAGTCACTGTCTAAACCACAGAGATTTGTGAGTTTATTCACAATTTTAACTACCATTCAATCTTAAATCCCAGTTGCTAGATTTGGAAGGGAGATACATGACTAGTTCTAGCACTGTGCTCTACAATACAATAACCATTAACCACATGTGattttttacaatttaaattaaataattaaattaaaatttcagtttcttaGTCTCCCTAACCACATTTCAGGTTTCTGGTGGCTACTTTATTGAACAGTGCAGATATAGAATGTGtctatcatcacagaaagttgTATTGGATTGGATTGAGCTATATACTTCTTGTCCCTCTGGGCTAATGAGTTCAAGAGCACATAACCAGCTTCCTCCGGGCGGCATCTGAGGATAAGTTTGCCAGATATAATACAGGATActcatttatatttgaatttcagataaacaacaaataattgttTCAGTAGAAATATGTCACCTAAATATTATATGAGACACACtatactaaaaatattgtttatctgaaattcaaatttaactggacaatctgtatttttattggTCAAATCTGGAAATTCTATCTGAACAGCAAAATCAGAGCATCTTCCCTGGGAGGTTGGCTTCTTTTACCACAGGGAGTTATTCTGTGAGGAATTAAGAAGGGCTGATACCTGGAGAGAAGCTAACTTATTATGAGTAAAGGTATGTGTAAGTTTTTCTGTATGTGTGAGGAAGGCTGAGAAGGAGATTCCCAAATgtttttcccaaatgtttttcttctctctcttagGTTTCAAAAGCTTCTCATTACAGAGAAATGCTAGGATCCTGAGTGTCTGCCAAACCTATCAATTCTCAGAAATAAATGGATGACTGGATGGTGTTAATGTTCTTATGTCACTGATTGATTCTGCACCtgcaaatgtttttatattagaaaattgctctaggtatatttatttttgtttgtgtgtgagGGGAATGTGGAgggtggaggaaagagaaagaatactATTGAGGGAAATCTCTCTTTAGtgtaaaatgtgtttaattttttgaataagtaTTACATTCACAGGGTTcagacaacttaaaatataataaaaaggtgTGTATTGAGAATCCACCCCTCAACTCCCCccccatcactttttttttcttgtatatctGCCCAGTGTTAATTTGTGCTGATGTCAATCAATAATGAATATGTTTTATCTCCACCCTTTTCCTTCTCACAAGGTAGCAGACTGTATACAGTTGCTCTGTTCATAACAATATATCTTGGAGAACTTTCCATATGAAAACACATGGAGCTTCCCATACACAGTTGCATGGTATTGCACTATAGGGATGCTTTGTAGTTTATGTAACCCATGTCATGTTGGTCGGCACTTCACTTGTTTCTAGTCTTTTGCTTTAAAGCATTTCTGGAATGATTAATTCTGATTTGCATCAAAATTGAAATTGCTCTCCTATTCTGCTGGGATAGTGGACAGCAAACTGAAATTCCAGTCACTCTTGAGTTGGACTCAAGGTTCTTCCCCTTAAAAACTATGTGACTGTCACCAGGTCATTCTGAACCTCAATTTTTTTGTCTGTAAAATAGAGGTGATACCTATCTTAAGTGattataagaatgaaaaagatcaTGTATATGGGTTGTTTGTAGCTCTAAAAAtcagcagaaataaaattatttcattttcaacaccttttgtgtatgtgtgtgagagttATATATGATACATTGTGATAGGAGCAGAATCCCTGAATTCCAGCCTggcatgaggaaataaaaggtgaTAGTAAGTGGGAGGAAGGCAGTACCATTAATTGCCTGTCTAGGACACCTTCCCAATTAAATTGCCATTTTCTTCCCTGCCTACATAGGAATTAGAAAACATACGCTCCTAACCTACTTGCCCCCTCATGCCTAATTTTTTACCTTAAGTCCAGGTCATGTTTTAAGAATATCTCTGCTACTCTAGTAAGGAGGTTAGGAGCCAGCCTGTTTGGTCTACTCTGTATTCCCAACTACCAGGACAGTGCCTAATattgtctggcatatagtagttACTCAAGAAATAGCTAATAAATTCATGAGGCCTACCTGGGTAGAGATTTCAATTCTGGCCCTGAATTTTCAGAAGCCAGTGGGAGAGTCACCCAATCTCACAGGCTTAGTAAGAAGAAGGGGTTAAGGTTAAGGGTTGTTAACTTATTCATATCAAACAACTACacaataaatctataaaaatgattttgtgtgtgtgtgaacacacagacatacatatgCAGTCAAGTATTCTAGAAAGACAGGAATCTGGAGCTAAAATAATTGAGCTTgcattctagctctgccacttagtatCTCACTGGAGGTTAGTCACCTGCCATCTCAGAAAATTAGGCTtgccatctataaaataagataatagtCCTTCCCAGAGTTGTGAAAAACTATTGAACAAAATGGCACTTAAGAAAGCACTGTGTTCCTTGTAAAATCTGATATGATCATGTGCAGGATTATATAAAGACTATCTCTCTATCTAACTATCTCCAAAtgtggaaaaatgaaaactggaaaaGATATTGGGATTTCCATCAGAGATTTGCTGGCTTCCACTTGCAAAAATTGAAGTAATTGGGGTGGTTAGGCCAAAGCACTAACTGCTTCTGGCTGCAATATGCTCCAGAATGAAGCCTGGCAGATGTGCCATGTTGGAATGGTGGTGGAGTATACCCACACACCTCCACCAGCTCAACCCAGGGTTCAGGAGCAGCAGCCCTGGTTGTGTTCCAAACTCAGCTGAGCCACCTTTCCAGGAGAAGAAGCTCCTGAGACAGGGATGCTCCACACTCTTCCCATTGTGCTTTTGGTTCAACTTGACTCCCTGCCTTCAGGGAAGATATGAAGAATTCATCCTTACTAGGTACCTTAGCAACCTTGCGGAGGAAAGCAAGATGAGAAAGTCCCTTAAGGAGCAGGGCCCTAGGTACATTGTCTCTGTGGGAGGAAAGGATAAATGCAGGGCAGAGCACAGaaggaaacttttattttctttaacacagTCCCTACAGATGGAGGATGAAGACACTGGGGCTCTGAACTAGTTGGTATTGTGCATGTCACAAAAACAGGTCAGTGGTTTGTCCTTGTCCACACACTGAATTATATTTATGTCCTTGGTATAGTCATTTTCTTAGGTCTCCAGTTGAAAATCTATGTGTCATTTTgaatccttccttctttcctactgTGTTTTCAATGTAACATTGGTAGCCTGAAATTGGCCATAATGGCTGTGTTTACACCATGAGAATTACCAAATGCTACAAAttaggggtttttgttttgtttcttgagagCCTGTTGCTCAACATTTGCCAGCACACCACCATTGCTTTAAATATCCTCTGCTCCTTCCTGGTGATGATAGTCTCATCTcgcatctctctctccctctatctCACCTACCCCCATGTACATTGGCTCACTCTATCGTGCTGTTTTCCTTCCTAGAAGGGTACTGTCTCACTTCCCCAAATGACCCCTGTACATCTGGCATGATTCAAGTTCCATAGTCTCTCCTATCATCAGCACTCAGTGGAGACATGTCTGTATTGTTTCTCACCTTCTCCATGTCTGCTTTCCAAACTTTATGAGGATTCCTGTAACACACTTCTCACAGATACTCACCTGCCTCAATACATTATTTCTGTCAGTCTTTTCCTCAAATTTCGCCTTCTCAGTGAGGCCCTCCCTGACCATTCCTCTCCTGCTACAGATGGAGAGATGCCTTCTAAAAGAATGGCCATGTTCTGCTGGGTGGTGATACTAGGAGTGTGGACTCCCAGCAACAGCATGGCAGGAATGCCATGAGCAAAGGCACTGTGAAGACACAAGCAGAGCTGTTTAACTGATGACCCCAGGGACTTTCTCTGGGTTGCCTGGCAATGAAATGGGAACAAGGGCTGCTGCTTTCCCTGTGGGAGGATCAGCCAATGTTCCCAGATGCTGGGAGGCTGGCTTTCCCAGCTGACACCCACACAGAAAATGTTTGTTCTCCTTGTTCACGTCTGCTCTCATGCTTTCTCTATGAAAAGGGAACAGCATGGGCTGTATGTGGGGCCCCTTCTGGAGCACAGCCCCCTGTGTGTCAGGCTACCCACTTCCCAGGCTCACAGATCTGCAAGCTGCAGGAGAATGGGCACTGTGTGTCTGCTAACCTGTGCCTACGAGTTCCAGCTGGCACAAGTGACTGTGCCTGCTGAAAGACAGAAGGCAAGAGTGGGTAGACCTGTTAGGAGTTAAATTACCTCTAGAGGTGGCAGTCAGTGGAAATGAGTGGATACAAACTTTGATTATGGGCCTAGGATCTaacttttaaatcattattcTAACTATGTAGTATCTCATCTTCTCAAATGCTCTTAACAAAAACCCAAAGC
The nucleotide sequence above comes from Microcebus murinus isolate Inina chromosome 15, M.murinus_Inina_mat1.0, whole genome shotgun sequence. Encoded proteins:
- the LOC105858298 gene encoding histone H2A type 1-C gives rise to the protein MSGRGKQGGKARAKAKSRSSRAGLQFPVGRVHRLLRKGNYAERVGAGAPVYLAAVLEYLTAEILELAGNAARDNKKTRIIPRHLQLAIRNDEELNKLLGRVTIAQGGVLPNIQAVLLPKKTESHHKAKGK